In Marinicella rhabdoformis, a genomic segment contains:
- a CDS encoding phosphotransferase, with product MSNNRNDDKTTVVKDSVINDWGLNQWEEKVAELPEVRKAGYQSLTELIGGTINKTFKVKTQRGVYVVRFNNDELPGIHRQTEAQILEAIRPLNIAPKLIVNNFSKGYLITEYFEGEPWQSEDLKNPEKLMQLADKIAPLHQIQFQNKRSELVFRMVEYIHYFSEMDTSLKSSINAIVTELIHLGFWKKQSNLLHFDLNPMNIIDNGQDICILDWEFAGAGHPLIEWCVVQNYAGVDVSEFLPQFPHISYHKKVQELIKLMMEMWQV from the coding sequence ATGAGCAACAATAGAAACGACGATAAAACAACGGTTGTAAAAGACAGTGTCATCAATGATTGGGGACTGAATCAATGGGAAGAAAAAGTAGCGGAATTACCCGAGGTTAGAAAAGCAGGTTATCAATCACTTACAGAGTTGATTGGTGGCACAATCAATAAGACATTCAAAGTCAAAACCCAACGTGGTGTGTATGTGGTTAGGTTCAATAACGATGAATTGCCAGGCATTCACCGCCAAACAGAAGCCCAAATTTTAGAAGCCATTCGTCCTTTAAACATTGCTCCCAAGTTAATAGTCAATAATTTCAGCAAAGGCTATTTAATCACTGAATATTTTGAAGGCGAGCCATGGCAGAGTGAAGACCTTAAAAACCCAGAAAAACTTATGCAACTGGCCGATAAAATAGCGCCGTTACACCAAATTCAATTCCAAAACAAAAGATCAGAGTTGGTGTTTCGTATGGTCGAATATATCCATTATTTTTCTGAAATGGATACATCATTGAAATCATCGATTAACGCTATAGTGACTGAGCTGATTCATTTGGGGTTTTGGAAAAAACAAAGCAATTTACTTCATTTTGATCTCAACCCGATGAATATCATCGACAATGGGCAGGATATTTGTATTTTAGATTGGGAGTTTGCAGGTGCAGGCCATCCATTAATTGAATGGTGCGTGGTACAAAATTATGCAGGTGTTGATGTCTCTGAGTTTTTACCTCAGTTTCCACATATTAGTTACCATAAAAAAGTCCAAGAACTCATCAAGCTGATGATGGAAATGTGGCAAGTTTAA
- the pnuC gene encoding nicotinamide riboside transporter PnuC has protein sequence MDILNQILTAWTAQSLLEMVAVICGIFYLVLVVKENIWCWLFAFVSTSIYIYLFHAVSLFSESLLNVFYLVMAVYGWWQWTKGETNDHHKPIIKWPWQKHLKLIIITGLCVPFLGYYMSSLKADFAYWDAFTTCFAVATTFLVVWKVFENWYYWLVINSVSAVLFWHKGLYLTASLFGVYLVMIVMGITAWQKAYEQQ, from the coding sequence GTGGACATATTAAATCAGATACTGACAGCTTGGACTGCGCAGTCACTGTTGGAGATGGTTGCCGTTATTTGCGGTATTTTTTATTTGGTTCTGGTGGTTAAAGAAAATATCTGGTGTTGGCTTTTTGCATTCGTCAGCACCAGTATTTACATTTACCTGTTTCATGCGGTCTCTCTATTTTCTGAGTCACTGCTTAATGTCTTTTATCTGGTCATGGCAGTTTATGGCTGGTGGCAATGGACAAAGGGTGAAACGAATGACCACCACAAACCCATCATTAAATGGCCTTGGCAAAAACACCTGAAATTAATCATTATCACAGGCTTGTGCGTTCCTTTTCTTGGATACTATATGTCCTCTTTGAAAGCAGACTTTGCTTATTGGGACGCGTTTACCACTTGCTTTGCAGTTGCTACTACTTTTTTGGTGGTTTGGAAAGTGTTTGAAAATTGGTATTATTGGCTTGTAATAAATTCAGTCTCAGCCGTTTTGTTTTGGCATAAAGGTTTGTACCTAACCGCTTCATTGTTTGGTGTTTATTTGGTGATGATTGTCATGGGCATCACTGCATGGCAAAAGGCTTATGAGCAACAATAG